Genomic segment of Arachis hypogaea cultivar Tifrunner chromosome 16, arahy.Tifrunner.gnm2.J5K5, whole genome shotgun sequence:
aaattttatttacaaaCTCTAATCCAAACATACACTTTACCTTTTACTTTCTTCGTTACAACAACAAACTTAGAAGAAAAAGGTAAGAATGAAAAACTAACCTTTCGCTTTTTGATAGATTTACTACAAATGATGTCTTCTTCCAACGCACAAAAGCAAAAGGAAAAACCAAAACCACTATCACACAGACACAATTGACATACACCATTTATTATTAACTATTAGATTGACCAACTGTGCACTTCCCACAACACATCTAATGGCCATAATTACCTTGATTTAACCACCCACCAACATTTATTAAGATACCGAACCAAACGCACCTTTGAAATTtcccaaaaacaaaaacaattacTACAAGCTTGATCGTTGAATGACTCCTCAGCATGTTGATTTTGGGACTCGGATATTGACACAATATTTTATTCCCATAACGTCGTCTATTTAGACAAAAGTTTAACTAACTACCGGTGATAATAAGTTAAGTTTGGAGTTGTGATCTATATCTAAATATTTTGGATACACGATGTTATATTTTGGAACTaactatttaaattcaaaatagccaattcaaaatgaaaaatttGGAGCTGTGATTTATATCTAAATATCTCGGATACACTATGTTATATCTTGAAACTAACTATTTAAATTCAGAACAgccaattcaaaataaaaaagccGTTTTACACCTCTATAGTAGCTACGCAAATCTTGAACCACAGACATATAAATTGACAATAGATATGAACCAAACGAAATATAGAAGGCAATTAGATATACCAAAAAAAAGAACATTTCGATTTTATGTTTGAGTATCCCAAGATTAAACACTGACTTAACGTTACAATCTTTTTTGTAGATTTTTTCAAATTGATTAGATTAACTAAAAATCAATAGCACAACACGCAAGAGAAAGGCATCATTAAAGCTCCCTTCAGTGTCAACAAACTATACTTCCGTCTTCAGAGTCCAATTCTAAGACAAAAcagaatatatttaaaatatgttaaTATTAATTGGCTTGATATTTTTGTTAAAGATAAAGTATTATgcgtttattattttaattatttttttattgtttatttcctATAAATAAGCCGTAGAATTATCATATTTACACATTACAATATACTCATTGTAGAGTGATATATATTAATGTATTAATGCGTTAAAATCTTTAAAGTTTtacttattttacttttactttttaacaaaaatgaaaaaacaaaataacaaatacTTTTAAgggtaaaatattttaataaactaaacatgaattaaaattatGTGTACCTTTCAAATAAAATTGTGTTATGTACATATTTTAAGATTTACTTTTATGTAAATTGAATTGACTTAAATCGATTTAAGGTTGATAGTAGTAGATCGAAGTTAACAAATTTGATTTGTAGACATGGTGGTAAATCAAAGTGATTCCATTGAATTTAACATGACAAGAAAGTTCTTCCAAAATAATTCAAAACAAGTACATTGAATTTACTGTTAGAGGTAGGTGCATACATGTAAATCGAATGGATGGAATTCGATTTATGTGTTTTATACACCAAATGCATAAATAGAACAGAGGCTAATTCGATTAATAAGAGAGATACATGTATATACAAACAGAGCTTGGTCAATTTAATTTACTATGTTTTCACTTTTCAACCTATGTAAATAagggttaaaaaaaatattattcaaaaatttatgagacttttttaaaaatatttatgaattattaaaattagacgaaataatattatatggaatttgaatttttttgcattgatttttatataaaatactcATATCATTGTAATTATTCACTTTGTGACGAGTacaactaaaattttattaataattttaaattaaatatttttataaaattttaaaattttttattataagcattttttataattattgtaaataattttataaaatttaaaaaaatgttatgaatactataaaaatttaaaatgtactCGTATTTATATAgtgaataaaattatttattcaaatttttataatactcataacatctttttaagctatttttaaattttataaaattatttacaatcATTACAAAAAATTCTACTATCAACTTTAAATCGATTTAagtcaattcgatttatataaaaataagctttGGGGCGTACACTAATACAATTTCATTTGGTGATACTAGTTTTAATTtatgtctaatttattaaaatttacacCGTCCTACATGACGCTTTGTAGTGTGTGTATTCTCTTTTGCCGTATTTTTTTTATGGGACCTGATGCTATACTTCTTGAAACTTTGAAGTATTAAAACTTCTCTTAAAgagttagaaaaaaattaatatttatgattattttatattttttatttaaaatttgtttgggttaaaattaatattttacttTGGATAAGTTTGGACTTATtatactattttattaatattaatcatattagattattttaacattaaaaaaaaaactattataacattacaattgaaacaaaaataaaaaatttaaaaaattaaaaactcaaaacATATTTTTAGGATTAATTCGTAAAAGACCAAAAAATACACtttaagattaaaattatttaattttaatttaaaatttatttaattaaaaagacaaaaatattcttttaatattaatattatttaaatatattaaaataaaaagaccaaaatactatttattttgtgtAAGTAtattgaaagagaaaaaaaactctatgccattaattacttaaaaatatttataaattaattttaattttaaaaatataaatttatatgtatactatacaacataaaataaatatctgGTATAAGAGAATGTATTTAATTATtgttcttctttttaattttaaaaattaatgatctTAAGTATTTTGTAtcctaattttaattatttatatttagttCATCTCATTATActtaaaattcatttttattaTACTGTATATACTAAAGCACATTTatgttgtgattttttttatgttctatatctttttatttagaaaaaaattaccatttgtacttaTGAATTTTGctaacgctgacaaaagtacccattaaacaagaaaactaacgttgtacccatgaaagatgggttctGTGTGACAATAGTACTCAAACCATGATTTttcgttgactttttaataaaatttttaaattaccatttttatcttctttcccaaattccaaatttcacaaccctCATCCTTCGTCTTCTTCTGCAGCcaccaaaaaatttaaaagattaaaaatcgtagattattaattatttgaggTTATTGTTCAAATATTATGGATTTGTAGATCTagtgtagaaaaagaaaaagaaatttgtTGCAGAGGAGAAGTTTCGCTGGAAACTCACAGGAAGAGCAGCACTTGCTGATGATGTCGTCGTCGAAAGTAGGCTTGGGAGTGTGGGTCCTTCTTCACCCTGCATTCCCCTGGCTATGTCTTCGATCGTACTCGTCATGTTCAGAAGCTCATCCTCATCAATGTACCCCGCCACCATCATTATCCCTCATTGTTCTCCAGTACTcaaagtgaaacaagatccttcaACAATAATGTTGCTACCACCACAACCTTCTAGAGGGTTCTGCGGTGGCCTCGGAAACCTAGCCTGAGCAGCGGCGGCTGCGATGTGAATATCAGTCCACCAAATGGCATGAAAATACTCTAACAGCAGCCCCTTTTTCTACCTCTTGTTGGCTCTGGTTGCTGAATTCTGCTACTTATTGCTTTGGAATAAGAAGAACAACAATATTTAGGTTGAAGAGTTTGACAATGCTTTCTTAGTGTTGTTGTTGCATccgaagaagaaagaaacaacaaGGATAATGATGTTAAAGTTGATTTGGATTTAGATTTGGGAAACAAATTAGGATTGGAATAAAGAGAGATGGAGGTTGAGGATAAAGGTTAGAGGAAGACATCATATGCTTGGGTCTTGTGGGAATGGTGACTGGCGGTGgcagagaaaaacgaaaaacgaGAGttgtgaaatttgaaatttggggaagaagatagaagggataatttgaaaattttattaaaaactcaaTGAAAAAATCACGGTTTTGGTACTATTGTCACACAGAACCCATCTTTCATAGGTACAACGTTAGCTTTCTTGTTTGATAGGTACTTTTGTTAGCGTTAGTAAAATTTATGGTTACAAATGgtagttttttcttttatttaaacacCAATTCATAaaagtaaatataaatatataataaaaaatttatttatttaagtattataaagagaatattattcaaaaaataaaaactattcttaaaattattattaaaattttgaaataatttgaatAAATAGACTTAACTCTCTAATGTTTTTTAACGAAGACAAGATACAAGATTGagacaataatatattttaaaaaaaaatttagaaatcaccactaattttattgaaaaaaaaactttaaatttttataaaatacttttttttttagagTTTGGAACCCACCTGACCTAATTAtctcaaaaacaaaaatatactatttatataatttttacctAACCTTAGTCAAACTTCAACCATcattcacatttttttttattcttatttttcttcgttgcaaaatttttttccctttttttaaaggtttaattactctgttgatccctatagtttcgcaaaattttcaattaggtccttatacttttttttttcttttaattgagtttttgcaccaaattttttttaattgggtccttacacttttttttttcttttatttaggtccctgtaccaattctttttttttttagttgggtccctataaaattaagccaattactactaagatggacttaattgaaaaaaaaattggtgcagggacccaattaaaaaaaagtatagggacctaattaaaaatttcacgaaactataggactaacagaataattaaaccttttttaaaatctaattctaattcggtattcaaattaataaaatttgaattgaattgtatGCAATTTGAAAAGGTTTACTTCTTGTTTGGGAGAGTGAatttcgtgaggttatttgtgaaacagactgtttagaagctcttttcttggtaaaccaaagaatgcttggtaaggatattctggaatgggatttggcaaagcatatacgggaggttatgaattggaattggagagtctctattcttttaattcagaggactgcaaatagtgttgcagattgtatggctaaagcagctgcttctgtcgcggacattcactcgaattggagccaaccatgaagtgagcttcaacatctaatagatttagatatgaccctagccaattaatttggttttgtatctttttttttttctttcttttctatttagtcactaaaaaaaaaattaataaaatttgataTGATCGGTCTAGGTTTAGTCACAAAATATATTTACCCAATCCATTTCAAAGCGATCAAATTTAATCAGTTGAGTTCTCAATTTCTTCTAAACCCAACCCAAGTCAATCCAATTACACTCGAACTTCATGGATTAAACATTAGAAACAATAACTCTAGTTATGAATCTGACGATAATGTAATACTATTCTTCTCCTTAATTTGTGACTActtacttaaaattatttttaattttaatttttactataaaaatctaaaattattttcaactaaTAACCTAAAATAAACATCTTCAATggaatcttaaaaaaaaattatgcagtACCTCAATGCATTTAGATTTGTtttcaatattttctttttcttttgaagtatttttgacaaattaatttgaaataacatttaaaaaaaatgttaattttgttCCTAATATATGTatgttataatataattaatttttaaaatcatgatgctatggatgaAGAATAGTTGTATATAAGATAAATTTTAtgagataaattataatattaaataaataattaaaataaataaaatttaaaattattaattaattagaatttataaataaatttaataattttaataacttatATACCAATAGAACATGTTAAATTCTCAAGAGTAaataatcaaaaacaaaatctcaATAGTAATCATAATTaccattttattgaaaatatattttagagGTTATAATTAATGTGTTTGTAGTTTTACAAAAAGAATGCATTAATTACTTAACGATGTTACCAATATACATTTATGATTAAACTAAGTAACATATGCAGTTTTCTTTCTAAAGTTTGATGGAGTTTCAAAACTCCAAATAATATAAGAGTATTGTAACAGCCACCCTTTTCATTTCATCAGCTGCCATTCCATAACATTTGCTTTGCTGTTTCTTCTTCGTCATCTTCTTTTCTGACATGGAACATCCACAGCCCCCTTATCATACCAAAACCTTTCCTGCTGAATTCTTCAAAGTTTACTTGCCCCAAAGGAGTTctactctcttggtatgtatctatattctaatATCTCATTCTGATCTTTTTCAAGAATGTTTCTTTCCCATTTCCACCCAACAAATGGAtttcattctcattattctcttaaaaaaattaaaaaaaaaatcccctAGTgatattcaaaaacaaaaaagtataTCTTTTAATGCAGTTGCATCGTTAAGGGCATGATCTTTGTTTATACTAGCACTTAAAGATCATGTCTTTCAACGTAATAAGAGCAACACTACGTATCACTTTATTCTTGGGAGCTACCATGTTTTTTCAGTGTATACCAGCGACTACCATGGATGCAAGTTGATCATATTATAATTTAAAGTGCATTCAGTGTATATATATCGCTGGAActtattctttttcctttttttagcgCATACCAAAGGCTTTCAGTGCCAAGTTCATCAATGCAAATATAGTAAGAAAGACTGCTCTTGTGGATCATGAAGGAAACTCTTGGGATGTTGAGTTAAAGAAGATGGAGGATGGATTATTGGTCCTCAAGAATGGATGGAAAGAGTTTGCTAGAGACAAGTGTTTGGAACAAGCTGATTTCTTGGTCTTTGAGTATGATGGCAACTCCAAGTTTCATGTGAAGATATTTTCCAAAAGTGGATGCAGAAAAGAAGCTGCAATTAGTGGGAAACTTAACCCCGTTATGATCTCGGATGATGAAGATTCTGATCTTCAGAATAGTAAAAGAAAGCATGAGCGTGGCCTTAAAAGGAAACTTTCACCAATCACGGCACTCAAATTAAACCAGAAATCTCACTCAAAAAAGGGTAACTACAAGAACTAATACTTGCCTTTTAAAGTTGTCAACTTGTCATTTGTTACACAGCTAAAAGTAAATGTATGTGCTAATTAAGTGTTTGCTTTTGTTGTTGCCATATGAAGGAACTACTGTACGGAAATCCAAAAGAGTTAAGAATGGGGCAAATGGTAGCAACTGTGAGAGCAAGGCATCTGGTCTTGTGAAGTTCGTTCCCCTGAAGGACCCTCATTTTGTGACACCTATGTCACACTGGAGAATGAAGAAAatggttagttttttttttgtttattcttaTTTTGGTTCTACAAAGTTATTAAATAGatgcaaaataaatataatttttgtttcttatttagtTGTTTCTGTAGTTAGCACGATATCTGGGATTGTGGGAGAAAACAATTCAACGTTGTAAACTTTGTTATGTATGGAGGACGTGCAGTGCTTATTATATATTAAACAAAACCAGCTAATACTTCTATTTTTGAAGAtacaattagtattattttttccTCTAAGTAAAGGCATGGTTCTCTCTTCCGTTTTCAAATGCATGCAATAATACTTTGGGATTAGATTGGATGATATACATAACAAAAATGGTGTTGGTTGTTGCCTTGTTGGTGGGATGCAGGAAATTCCTAGAAGAGTAACAAAGGAATTGAACATCAGCCTAAAATCAGGGATTATGCTGCGAGACGAGAATGACAAGCTATGGCCAGTGAAGATCGTCACCGGGGATCGCGGACGCTGCTATTTCGCAAAAGGGTGGTCTAGTTTCTGGAAGGCTAAAAGTGTTGAAGAGGGCAACCTTTGTGATTTCAAGTTTGTTGTTGGCAAAGAGAATAGAGCTGAGGAACTGCTTGTGAGAGTACACTCACATTAAATGATAAAAAACAACTACCAAAATATGGTGTCTTCTTTAGTTGAATTAAGTATTGGTCTCGTTTCATAGTTTCAGACAGTATCATCATAGTGTTGTTGCGTCTCTAGACAGTAGGTTATTTCATAGTTTCAGACAGCTCAAcgttttataatttattgatagcgTCTATACATGAATGTTGGAAAGTGCAAAATTGAGAGACGGAATTCATGAGCACCAACCATAAACCAAAAACTTGATAGAACAATCTTAAAGTCTTATTATTCTCAAGACATATCTTGAATAGGTCCCCTTTTTTTTTGGTGAAACATTCATTTAAAAGTACTTATCGATTATCACATACTAGTATATAACTTACAAATTCAGGCAATGAACTTGACTTTACAATGAAGAGAGTGAAACTTGATTTCACATATTGACATTGTGAAAATAATACAGACAACTACGATGTATCAATTCAGTTGAGAATTTTCCCCACATTTTACATTGATTTTGCATAGAGGTCAATGCTACCAAGTTGTAGCCTGGAATTAGAATGAACATCTCTGACTGCCAAAAATCTAAACCTGCAAATCCATATTAAGTGAGCTGGGAAGATCAAGAACATAACACATTCGTAAGGTTCCGCGGCAAATTACCTGAACAAATTGGCTGGAAAACTTTCTGAGTTGATCAAGAATGTCCTCCGCTGGAAACGCTCTTCAAAGAACTGAGAGGTATGGTTATCCAAAACTCGCCAGCTTATTCCCTTGTCGTTGCTCCCTTCAAGAACCCTGAGTGCGTAACATAGGCCGCAAAGAAAAACATGAATATCAAAACATGGCTCATTAATTGAAGCATATACATGAGAAGAGAAATTCAGAACAGAGAGTAACAGCAGGAAATATTCCAAATCCCATACCAGTCCATTGGATCTCTTTCTGGTGCATCATTGGCTGACATAAACTCATATGCCGCAAGCTCAAACATCTTGTTACCAGATGTTTTATACATAATCCAACCACCTAAAAATTTACGtattttaatatcaaataaaGAGAGCAATGGCTGCACCTTCTCCAACCTTGGGTTTCTTTATTAACTCTTTCCATTTCataattatatgttatttttcATTACTCTTTATATGTCTTCAAGCCTGAGATTGCAAAGAAAGCAGAAATCCTAAGGTCAAGTAATTTAACATGAAATCATCAAGGGAGCGAAAGCTGCTAGGCATAGTCAATTCACAAAGAAACTGGTGAATATTAGTATGTCAAAAGTATAAATTTTCAGTGAGTGGTTTACAAactattcataaaatttcatagTTGTTAAAGAATATACATGAGAAGATTGAAGGACAGGAGCaaattaaattgcagagaaaACTACCAAGTCAAGTAGTCCAATTAGGGATGTGGTTTGCTGTATAAGCAGAATTATATAATCTATTATGAAGTCACAACAAAAAGCAAATTACAACTATAATGAAATTTCATCAATATATAGAATTTATTGttaatgataaattatttattaagatACCTCTTGCACCGTTTGGCTCTTCCCATTTTGATATCCAAGTTCCATCAAATGCTGACGTTGCCTGAAATtttataaaaccaaaaaaattatggATACCATAAGGTATAAGTAATAGGAAAACATATAAAATGAACAAGTCATAACAGACTCACAATCCCAAAGGGCAACTCTTCTGCACTTGCAATGACTGAACCAGAGTGTATTCTGTTTAACTTAAGAAGGGGCAAGGTAATTGAATCTTTCCCATAGCTATCACACTTGTTAAGATTGTAAATCATGTCATCCAGTGCATTTAGCACAACGGGCAGTGCTAAAGAAGTTAAGACAGGGTTACCTGCCAAGCAGATTTCAACCCTCCCATCTGTATTCTGTTTCTTCAGTGAAAGAGCTTCAAGTAGGTCATCAAAAGATGGCAAACGTTTCTGCCACTTTGGGTCTTTTAGAACTGAATCAATGGAGGTCCTTCttgttttaaaaggggaattACAAATATCCAAGATAATTCCTTTAATAATCCCAAGTACTTTGACAGCTTCAGACTTTGTTAGTTCTTCCTCAACAAACTGACGAAGGACAGGGCGAAATCCATTATAAATTCTTGTCACATGCTCATCTATGCACAAACGCACTGGGCAAGCAGACGTACTCAATATACCATCCTTATCAGAACCCATTTCTAATCTGGATTTACGCCATTCTTCATCCCCACTTCTCCTTCCAGGTAATGAGAGTGACTCATCATCTTCAGTATGAACACTCCTCTCAATTTGTTGGTTTTCCTCCTTATCGCGGGCTTCAATCATTGAAAGTTGCTGAGGTGCAAAGCCTCTTCGGCACTCTTTTGTTATAACAGTGAGTATTGATGACAAAGAAGACTCTGTAAGCATGATACGTCGAGATAGGACCTTTAAAAAAGACACAAAAAATCCTTATCAATTCCCAACAAATCAGTATATGCATGtaaaacaagaattgcaagaaaACAAATTGTAACACCCACCTCATGCCACTTCCTGGTGTAACGTTTGGTGACATCATAAGTTCCATCTTTCGCTACAgcaataacataatttaatttcttattcCACCTATGCCACATATTACAAAAATGTCAAaaaaacaaggaagcatgacAGTAACTTCTAATGACAAGGACAATTACTTTCCCAGTCAATTATAAATG
This window contains:
- the LOC112758259 gene encoding putative B3 domain-containing protein At5g66980; its protein translation is MEHPQPPYHTKTFPAEFFKVYLPQRSSTLLRIPKAFSAKFINANIVRKTALVDHEGNSWDVELKKMEDGLLVLKNGWKEFARDKCLEQADFLVFEYDGNSKFHVKIFSKSGCRKEAAISGKLNPVMISDDEDSDLQNSKRKHERGLKRKLSPITALKLNQKSHSKKGTTVRKSKRVKNGANGSNCESKASGLVKFVPLKDPHFVTPMSHWRMKKMEIPRRVTKELNISLKSGIMLRDENDKLWPVKIVTGDRGRCYFAKGWSSFWKAKSVEEGNLCDFKFVVGKENRAEELLVRVHSH
- the LOC112758258 gene encoding peptide-N(4)-(N-acetyl-beta-glucosaminyl)asparagine amidase isoform X1, whose protein sequence is MVARKFQVLHNDSNYDLEYDTDDGFEVFQFQLFSLTFVPPDQQKIYVDEDDTLVATDSDLLAISDKLRLISIEDEPQPQPNTDQSLQSLSDEKLAKLLQEEEEALMLQQFMAHGDPQEFEHRIRPYVKQVLMYEDAVRQEAARKTVPMEELEEKALVSLAKEGNFNPSKIERDHAFLLQLLFWFKKSFSWVNAPACQDCGNTTAGQGMTAPDPSETRFGASRVELYRCTHCSQLTRFPRYNDPIKLVETRKGRCGEWANCFTHYCRSFGYESRLIVDLTDHVWTECFSHFLGRWMHLDPCEGIYDKPLLYEKGWNKKLNYVIAVAKDGTYDVTKRYTRKWHEVLSRRIMLTESSLSSILTVITKECRRGFAPQQLSMIEARDKEENQQIERSVHTEDDESLSLPGRRSGDEEWRKSRLEMGSDKDGILSTSACPVRLCIDEHVTRIYNGFRPVLRQFVEEELTKSEAVKVLGIIKGIILDICNSPFKTRRTSIDSVLKDPKWQKRLPSFDDLLEALSLKKQNTDGRVEICLAGNPVLTSLALPVVLNALDDMIYNLNKCDSYGKDSITLPLLKLNRIHSGSVIASAEELPFGIATSAFDGTWISKWEEPNGARGGWIMYKTSGNKMFELAAYEFMSANDAPERDPMDWVLEGSNDKGISWRVLDNHTSQFFEERFQRRTFLINSESFPANLFRFRFLAVRDVHSNSRLQLGSIDLYAKSM
- the LOC112758258 gene encoding peptide-N(4)-(N-acetyl-beta-glucosaminyl)asparagine amidase isoform X2, whose protein sequence is MLQQFMAHGDPQEFEHRIRPYVKQVLMYEDAVRQEAARKTVPMEELEEKALVSLAKEGNFNPSKIERDHAFLLQLLFWFKKSFSWVNAPACQDCGNTTAGQGMTAPDPSETRFGASRVELYRCTHCSQLTRFPRYNDPIKLVETRKGRCGEWANCFTHYCRSFGYESRLIVDLTDHVWTECFSHFLGRWMHLDPCEGIYDKPLLYEKGWNKKLNYVIAVAKDGTYDVTKRYTRKWHEVLSRRIMLTESSLSSILTVITKECRRGFAPQQLSMIEARDKEENQQIERSVHTEDDESLSLPGRRSGDEEWRKSRLEMGSDKDGILSTSACPVRLCIDEHVTRIYNGFRPVLRQFVEEELTKSEAVKVLGIIKGIILDICNSPFKTRRTSIDSVLKDPKWQKRLPSFDDLLEALSLKKQNTDGRVEICLAGNPVLTSLALPVVLNALDDMIYNLNKCDSYGKDSITLPLLKLNRIHSGSVIASAEELPFGIATSAFDGTWISKWEEPNGARGGWIMYKTSGNKMFELAAYEFMSANDAPERDPMDWVLEGSNDKGISWRVLDNHTSQFFEERFQRRTFLINSESFPANLFRFRFLAVRDVHSNSRLQLGSIDLYAKSM